A single genomic interval of Verrucomicrobiota bacterium harbors:
- a CDS encoding MFS transporter — MADQSRFEKSTFRLEQGRAVASGVLETASLTFLLLIAVRVHHLDSTAKGLVAAGTSFGFLLSPLVVTWVEHAGWRTARVAMAASALGMGGFLLAAACPAPWLYVPVCVASMACWSAVVPLQTQIYQDNYPQERRGRLFSRTVMLRIATAVVFSEVAGRLLGNDLGFSRWLLLIFAGAFGVSAWCFSRMPSRPLTRTGEIDPFRAMRYVVNDAVFRRTLICWMLMGFANLMMLPLRVEYLANPKHGLGLTVPEVAMLAGVIPNAARLFMSPVWGWLFDRMNFFLLRAVLNAGFAVGILAFFASQDVWGLLLGAVVFGISNAGGDVAWGLWVTKISPPDRVADYMSAHTFFTGLRGVVAPLVAFHASGVFSLSSLSWVASIMIVLASLLLIPEIRSNGSGRGRRAEAEPTGVDG; from the coding sequence ATGGCTGATCAATCGAGGTTTGAAAAATCCACCTTCCGGCTGGAACAAGGCCGGGCGGTGGCCAGCGGGGTTTTGGAAACGGCTTCCCTGACCTTTCTGCTCCTCATCGCGGTGCGGGTGCATCATTTGGATTCCACGGCCAAGGGATTGGTGGCAGCGGGCACGAGTTTCGGGTTTCTGCTGAGTCCGCTTGTGGTGACGTGGGTCGAGCACGCGGGTTGGAGAACGGCGCGCGTGGCGATGGCGGCGTCAGCGCTGGGCATGGGAGGGTTTTTGCTCGCGGCAGCCTGCCCTGCCCCCTGGTTATATGTGCCTGTTTGCGTGGCGAGCATGGCCTGCTGGTCGGCGGTCGTGCCGCTGCAGACCCAGATTTACCAGGACAATTATCCGCAGGAGCGCCGGGGAAGACTCTTTTCCAGGACGGTGATGCTGCGCATTGCCACCGCCGTGGTCTTCAGCGAAGTCGCGGGCCGGCTGTTGGGGAACGACCTGGGATTTTCGCGCTGGCTGCTTTTGATTTTCGCGGGTGCTTTTGGGGTGAGCGCATGGTGTTTCTCGCGGATGCCCTCACGTCCGTTGACGCGGACGGGTGAGATTGATCCTTTTCGCGCGATGCGTTACGTGGTGAACGACGCGGTGTTTCGGCGGACGTTGATCTGTTGGATGCTGATGGGATTCGCGAATCTCATGATGCTGCCATTGCGGGTGGAGTATCTGGCGAATCCGAAGCACGGGCTCGGGTTGACGGTGCCGGAAGTGGCCATGCTGGCGGGGGTGATTCCCAACGCGGCGCGGCTCTTCATGAGCCCGGTGTGGGGCTGGCTCTTCGATCGGATGAACTTCTTCCTCTTGCGCGCGGTGTTGAACGCGGGGTTTGCGGTGGGGATTCTCGCCTTTTTCGCGAGTCAGGACGTGTGGGGTCTGCTCCTGGGCGCGGTGGTTTTTGGAATCTCGAATGCGGGAGGTGACGTAGCCTGGGGCCTGTGGGTGACCAAGATCTCCCCGCCCGACCGGGTGGCCGACTACATGTCCGCCCACACGTTTTTCACGGGGCTGCGAGGGGTGGTGGCGCCTTTGGTCGCGTTTCACGCCAGCGGCGTGTTTTCGCTGTCCTCCTTGAGCTGGGTGGCTTCCATCATGATCGTGCTCGCGAGCCTCTTGCTGATTCCGGAGATCCGGTCGAATGGCTCCGGTCGGGGTCGTCGTGCCGAGGCCGAGCCGACCGGTGTCGACGGGTGA